The proteins below are encoded in one region of Chrysemys picta bellii isolate R12L10 chromosome 4, ASM1138683v2, whole genome shotgun sequence:
- the LOC135982799 gene encoding LOW QUALITY PROTEIN: olfactory receptor 5AP2-like (The sequence of the model RefSeq protein was modified relative to this genomic sequence to represent the inferred CDS: inserted 1 base in 1 codon) has product MAHGNHTGVSMFILLGFKGSRSLQAVLFGMFLLIYSMSLAGNLSMISLIRIETRLHTPMYFFLSNLSLVDLTYSSIIAPKALVNFLAESKVISFAGCATQFFFHSFSVNSEGLLLAVMAYDRFIAICKPLMYTLIMSRKVCVQLVVASYIYASINAIVHTGSLFSLSFCGPNIIDHFFCDIPPLQKLSCSDTRVGDTVHFLFAAVAALSTILVILISYVSIMVAILRIRSNEGRRKAFSTCTSHLMAVSILYGALFFMYLRPTSSNSSEYDKVVSMFYTLVIPMLNPXIYSLRNKEVKDALRKTIYQKIIPH; this is encoded by the exons ATGGCGCATGGCAATCATACTGGAGTGTCCATGTTCATCCTTCTCGGATTCAAAGGCAGTCGATCGCTGCAAGCTGTCCTCTTTGGGATGTTTTTGCTTATCTACAGCATGAGCCTAGCGGGGAATCTCAGCATGATCTCTTTGATCAGGATCGAGACGCGGCtacacacccccatgtatttttTCCTCAGCAACTTGTCCCTTGTAGACCTCACTTACTCTTCCATTATTGCCCCTAAGGCACTGGTGAACTTCTTAGCAGAGAGTAAAGTCATTTCCTTTGCTGGGTGTgccacacaattttttttccactCCTTCTCTGTGAACTCTGAGGGTTTACTTCTGGCTGTGATGGCATATGATCGCTTCATAGCTATATGCAAGCCGCTGATGTACACGCTCATTATGTCCAGGAAAGTCTGTGTCCAGTTGGTAGTGGCATCATACATTTATGCCTCCATTAATGCCATTGTGCATACAGGCTCTTTGTTCAGCCTGTCCTTCTGTGGCCCCAATATCATTGATCACTTTTTCTGTGACATCCCCCCACTCCAGAAACTCTCCTGCTCTGACACTCGCGTGGGTGACACAGTGCATTTcctctttgctgctgtagctgcaCTAAGTACTATCCTGGTCATCCTCATTTCCTATGTTTCTATCATGGTGGCCATCTTGCGGATCCGCTCCAATGAGGGCAgacgcaaagccttctccacctgcacctcccacctgatGGCTGTGTCCATACTGTATGGGGCTCTGTTCTTTATGTACTTACGACCCACATCCAGCAACTCATCAGAGTACGACAAAGTGGTGTCCATGTTCTATACCCTtgtgatccccatgttgaacc cgatctacagcctgaggaacaaggaggtgaaagaCGCCTTGAGGAAGACAATATACCAGAAAATTATTCCTCACTGA